From Rhodohalobacter mucosus:
GAATGGGGAACCTGGCGTTTCCGATATTGCTTCCCGAAACAGGGATGAAAACGGCATCAGAGATGTTATTTTGCCCGTTGTTGGCATAGGCTGCCCGAAGGGTGAAAGGGATGCTGCGCTGCGGATCGCCGGAGTTGGCTGGATCGCCGTCAAGAAGCAGTTCTCCGTCACCTATCAGTTCCACACCAACATCCAGATATTTGACGCCGATGATGGAGAGCACGTAGGAGTCAATCAGCTCAACCTGGTAGATGCCACCGTTTGAAAGTACCGGATCTTCAAATGTAAGGTCACCCAGTGAAATGTTCTCGATCGTGATGGTATAATTGCCAAAACGCCCGAATTCAATCTCCTGTGAAAAGGATTCTGCAGCAGTGCCCAAAAAAAGCAGCAGGCCCGCAATCCACCGCAGATTCGGCCTGAGAGTTGCCGCAAAGAGAGCCTGAAGCCGGGAGTTGATGCGGCGGGGTTGTGTTCGGGTATGTTTCTCTTGTTGCTGCAAATGTGTGGTGATCCTGGTTTGATCTTAAAAAAGCCTGACGCGGCTGACCTAAATGTACTCGATTTCTATCGTAAACTCACCCATGTACGTGCCGGGTTCTGCAGTTGACAGATCGGCAAAGCCGCCTACCCAGATAAAATACTCGCCGTCATTGTTAAATGTAAGGTCTCTGACCTCCTGTGAGAGGATTTCAGCTGTATCCTGAACATCGACAATGTTGCCCGCTACAGTATAGGTAAAGATAATGGTTCCCGGTCCGTTTGCATTATCCAACACCCGTTCCTGCAGGTAATCGATTTGAAATTCGGCATTCGGTGTGCCCCGTGCAATCATTTTTCCCGCTCGCGGACTTGTAACGGGATTTACCGTAACAACAGAGTTTTCCCTCTCGATGTTATCAAAATCGATGGTCTGGATGGTGATGGTCTCAACAGCACCGTTCACAATAGCGGTGACGTTAATATTCACCTGCCTATCATCCTGGGCATGCAATAAGCCGGTGCAGCCAATCAATAAAAAGGCTGCAAGCAGTAATTTCCTGATCATGGGGTAGTGGTGAAAAGACCGGTCAGGGCCTCTGTTTTCACTTTCTGTGACTTTATAACGCTAAAATCGAAAAAAGGAACTGGCATAGCCAATTAAGCTTTTATAATGAAGATACGTCATTTAAGTTCAATATTCTCCTTGCACAAGTGACGTATAAATGCCCTGGAGCTCGGATCGCTTGATCTTGCCCAGATCCGTTTTTGGAAGCTCCTTAACAATATGAATCTCTTTCGGCACCTGAAAATCATATAATTTTCTGCCCAGTTCTTTTTTTAGTGATGCTGGATCTGTTAACTCTTTATCTCCCGTAACCATTGCGATCACGCGCTGCCCCCATTCAGGGTCCGGTACTCCAATAACGGCCGATTCGGCAACTCCCTTGAGCCCGTTCAGAACCGACTCAACATAAAAGGGATTTACGTTTTCACCGCCCGTAACGATCAAGTCGGTGCGTCGGGATCCGATAAATAGCTGTTTGTATCTGTTAAGGTGTCCGTAATCGCCGGTACAAAACCAGCCATCATCGTCAAAAACTCCGGCATTCAGTGACTCATCCGTGTACCCGTCAAAAACCTGCGGTCCGATCAGCCAGATAACTCCTTCTTCAATCGCGGGAAGAACCTTTCCTTCTTCATTTCTGATTTCGATCTGATTGGGCGGAAAAATATCGCCCACACTCGACTTGGGATAGTAGGTACCGCTTGGCCTCAGAATCGGGTTTGCAGCAATTTGTGCGCACGTTTCCGTCATGCCATAGCTTGATACGACCGGTATGCCGCGGGTTACTGCAGCATCTATGAAAGCAGGCGGTATGCGTCCGCCTCCCAACAGAATTGCTTTAAAATCAGCATGGGTTGTAAAGAGGTGATCTTCCATTAATCGCATCAGCATGGTGGGAACCAGCGAAGCAGCCTCAAAGAGTGGGTTTTCAGACAAAAAGGTTCGAACCGCATCAGCATCAAACCGATCCATCCGGAACAGTGCGGAATGGTATAAAAGCGTGCGGTAGATGATGGAGATTCCACCAATGTGGTTCAGGGGAAGGCAGAGAAGCCAGTAGGCATTGGGAGAAGGTTTTACGTTCGATTCGGACGCAAAGGCTGCAAACAGTACTTGTCTTCGTTTCAGGGGTACAATTTTCGGGGATCCGGTGGTGCCGGATGTCAGAAAATAGCCTGCAATATCTCCCGGATCAGCAAGGGTAAATTTTTCGGGGGTCCAGTATGCCTCCCGCTCCATCCATGTAGTTTCTGTTTGAACCACGTCCAGGCCGTGTGTGCCGGATAGAGTGGATGCGGAGTCTCCGGTTTCAAGAATACAGGCCGGTTTGATATGCTCCAGTACCCGGTCCAGGTCTTTGGAGGGCATATCCCTTCTGAGAACCAGGTACGGAATATTTAACAGAAAGAGGGAGGCAATGCTGAAAACCAGTCTGTCCGAGCTGTCAGCGAACAGTAAAACAGGCCTTTTTTCACTGACCTCAACATCTGCAAGACGCTCGCGAAGACGCAGGGCAAAGTGAAAGAGATGGGTATAGTCATAGATCCGGTGTTCCGAAGCCATGAAGTGAAGGTCGGGGTCGGGCGGGTGATACTCGGGAAGAGGTTGTGATTTCCCGTTCATGTCAATCTGTTTTATGGATCAAATTTGGGTCGATATCCGCCAGTGTACAGGGGTTGAACGGAGATGAAAGGTTCAGGATGCCGTTTTCGGCTTCACGTAAAGGAAACAGATCCTTTTCAAAAAGCCTGCCCGTGTCAAGTCCGTGTGCCAGGCCGGGGTCTCCCGTTATTGCTGCCATGGATTGAACCATGGACCGGCCAACTGCCGATTCGAGTGCTGTGGTTACAACCACTCTATGTAGAGGACCTCTGTTTGCAGAAATTGTTTCAGAGATCCTGAAAATATTACCCAGAAGGGTCGGTTTAATAATCAAAACAATACCGGGAAGGGCTTTAAGAGCGGTTTCCAGCGTTGCCATATCTGACAGGCTTTCGTCCAGTGCAATGGGTATGGGTGATTTTTGAACCAGTTCACGGTAATCGTTTGCCGATTCTACGGAGATGGGCTCTTCGATATACTCTACATTCAAATCTGTAAAGAGGCCGGTTATGGAGAGCGCATCCGAAACCGGCCAGCTTTGATTGGCATCAATGCGGAACGTCATTGACGGATACTTTTTCACTGCTTCCCTTAAAGCGGAAGCAAGAGTCTCCGGATCGGGAGTGGATTTTATTTTAACGGTCCGGAATCCCCTGGCATGGTGAGCAGCAATGTCTGAGATGATATCATCGTACTCTCCGATTCCGGTCACTGCATTCACCTTAACCTGATGACGGAACGGCTGCGCAAACAGTTCATCACGAGCTGCAAGCCCTGATTTAAGGAGGGTGGATGCACCCAGGCTGCTGAGCGCGAATTTGGCAGAAGCCGGGAGCGGGATCTCGCGAAGCAGGTTGTCTAACCCGGTTAATGTGAATGGGGTTGACAGGAGTGCTTCGAGGGTTTCTTTCTGATCGATCAGCTGCTGTATCGTTTTATCAAGTGATTCGTCGGAGAAACCGGGAAGGGGAGAGGCCTCTGAGAGTCCTGTAAAGGAGTCGGTTTCCAGCTGAAGGAGCACTCCCTCACGATCGGTGAATGTGCCCCCGGGAGTTACAAACGGTTTGTGAAAAGGTAAACGGTATCGGTAGAACGTAAGCATGGGGCGAATTTCATTACCTTACAGGAGAATACCGGCAGCGAACAGTACCCCGTATAGTATCATCAGCTGGGATGTACGCTCCAGTGTTTTGTTAAGCAACCGCTTATCCTCATTAAAAAGCACCTGCCGGATGAGCAGTGCCGCAAACGGAAGGCTGAGTACCGGCAGAAATATGGTTGCCGTGTAGCCGTAGAAATAATACATAACCAAAGGAGCGAGGTATGCAAAGCCGGCCATGAGAATATATTCAGATTTGAGCCAGTTCTCACCTAAAAGCACTCCCAGGGTTCGTTTTCCGCTGATTTTGTCCTGCTCCACATCTCTCAGATTATTCACAACCAGGATATTAACGCAGAGCGCCCCTATCGGAATGGATGCAATGAGTGAATCAGAGCTCCACTGAAGGGCATTAACATAATATGTAGCGGTTACGGCCACGAGGCCGAAAAAGATAAAAACAAAGATATCACCCAGCCCATTGTATCCGAGAGGATAGGGTCCGCCGGTGTAGAGAATGCCGAAGAGCAGTGAAAGCAGGCCGACAACCAGGATGATCCAGCCTCCAATCCATACCAGATAGAGGCCTGCAACAAATGAGACCAGCATAACCAGGATGACTGCCCGAAGCATCTGTTTGGGCTGAATAAGACCTGCAGATGTAGCTCTTTCAAAACCGATGCGGTCGGGTGTGTCGGCACCTTTGATGAAGTCGAAGTAGTCGTTGGCGAAGTTGGTTCCTATCTGAATACCGAATGCACAGAAGAGTGCAACCAGGCTTGTATCCCACCTGAACAGACCGTCACTGAAGGCCAGGGCGGATCCGGTCATGACCGGTACCAATGCTGCCGCGAGGGTCTGCGGACGAGCTGCGCGCAGCCAGTTGAGAATTTTTTGTCTGTTCAAAAGAAAAAAAGGTGAATTTGTGTGGGTAACCTTGAAGCTCTGAAGATACTGAATATGTGTTCTCCTTAAAAAGTTCAGCAGATAGTTAAATATACAGAAAGAGATTAGGGTTGGGAGCAGTTGGTAGCGCTTTTAAGTAAAAAAATTAAACCAAATAAGACTTTTTATAGATTTAATTAACTGTTAATAATTTTTTCTCTTAAATGTTTTAATTCATCAGGAGTCCTGATATCTTTGCTCTGTTCATAAACCAGAAATGTTAAACAACGTTCACAGATCCATGTCACAGACAATACGCCGATACGATACATTGGCAGCAGCCCGGTCATACAAACCGGTTATCAACGGAGATTTCAAACAAGCACATGTAACCGAGGTATTCGGTGAATTCACCCTTAATCTTGACGGACTCAAAGAGAGGCTTCCCAAAACTGTATGGAAGGAGCTAAAGAATACGATTGAAGACGGGCAACAGCTTAACCCGTCAGTTGCCGATGCTGTGGCTCTGGCGATGAAGGAGTGGGCTACCGAAATGGGAGCTTCCCACTTCACGCACTGGTTCCAGCCGCTAACGGGGGCCACTGCTGAAAAACACGACAGTTTTATTACACCAAACCAGGGTGGAGGAGCAATTTCCGAGTTTTCGGGTAAAGACCTGATTCAGGGCGAGCCGGATGCATCCAGTTTCCCCAGCGGCGGTCTTCGTCCCACATTTGAAGCGCGGGGATACACGGCATGGGATCCGACCTCCCCGGTATTTCTGATCGAAAATCAGAATGGCAAGTATCTCTGTATACCCACCGCATTTGCATCTTGGACCGGAGAAGCGCTCGATCACAAGACACCGCTGCTTCGTTCAATCGAAGCCCTCGACAAGCAGGCAAAGCGCGCACTTGCACTATTCGGTGTAGACAGTAAGAGAGTTACCTCAACCGTTGGTTGCGAGCAGGAGTATTTTCTGATTGATCAGGAGTTCTTTTATCGGCGCCCGGACCTGATGACCTCCGGACGTACCCTGATGGGTGCGAAACCTCCAAGGGGCCAGGAGCTGGATGACCACTATTTCGGGTCGATACCCGACAGGGTGCTTTCGTTCATGCTTGAAGCGGAAACAGAGCTGTACAAGCTGGGTATTCCGGTCAAGACAAGACACAATGAGGTTGCACCGGGTCAGTTTGAAATAGCGCCGATGTTTGAAAACTGCAACATTGCGGCCGACCATCAGCAGCTTACCATGATCGTTCTCAAAAAAATTGCCAAGAATTACGGTTTTGAGTGCCTGCTGCACGAAAAACCATTCGACGGACTGAACGGAAGCGGCAAGCACCTGAACTGGTCAATGAGCACCAAGGAAGGACTGAACCTGCTGGAACCGGGTGACAGTCCGCATGAAAACATGCAGTTCCTCTTCTTCTTTTCAGCGGTTCTTCGTGCGGTGTACAAACATCAGGATCTTCTGAGGGTCTCGATCGCACACGCCGGCAATGACCACAGGCTGGGTGCAAACGAAGCCCCGCCCGCCATTATCTCGGCATATGTAGGAGAGCAGCTTGAGGATATTATCAATCAGCTGTTGAACGGCGGCCTCAAAAAGTCGATGAAGAGCGGCCTGATGGGACTCGGAACCCCTGTTCTCCCCACGCTTCCGAAGCATGCAGGCGACCGTAACCGGACTTCACCCTTTGCGTTCACCGGAAATAAGTTTGAGTTCCGCGCGGTAGGATCCAGCCAATCCGTTTCATTCCCGATTGTTGTTCTCAACACGATTGTTGCTGAAGCAATAGATGAGCTTTGCGAGAGTCTTGAGAAGAAAATGAAGAAGAAGAAACTGGAAATGTCTCTGAAAGAAGTTCTGGTAGAATCTCTGAAGGAAACACATGACATTGTTTTTAACGGAGACGGGTACTCAGACGACTGGCAAAAAGAGGCCAAGAAGCGGGGTCTGCTGAACCTCAAAACTACAGCTGACGCCCTTCCCACTCTCACCAGCAAGAAAAATGTGAAGCTCTTTGAGAAATACAAAGTGCTGAATGACAGGGAGGTACACTCGCGCCTCGAAATTTGGGCGGAGCAGTATGTAACCAACCTGACAATTGAGGTGGATACAACGGAAGCGATGGCCAGAACCATGGTGTTTCCGGCAGCTGTCAGGTATCTGAATGAACTGGCTGCAGCGGTTAAAGAGACAAAATCGCTGAAAATGAAAAACAGCGGATCTGAGAAAATGCTGAAAACCGTTAACTCTGCCCTCAATGATCTTAGCGACGCGCTGGACAACCTGAAGAAAACCCAGGAAAAACTGAAAGGCGGAGACATCATTGATCAGTGCAAGGAGTATCGTGACTACGTGATACCTGCAATGACAAAAGTGAGGGATGCAGTTGATTTCCTTGAAAGATATACGGCGGATGATTACTGGCCGCTGCCCATCTATCGGGAAATGCTGTTCGTCAAGTAGCCGTCAACGGTATACAATGCAACGCATAATTTAAAGGTCTTCCGCTTCATGGCGGGAGGCCTTTTTTTATTGTCTTCAGGCAACTCATATTTGATTCTGACCGGCATACTCCCTTACTTCCTGTTTCAGAAAAAATAGAGTGACAGATCATTGAATATTCTTGCAGTAGAACCTTTTTACAGCGGTTCGCATAAAGCCTTTCTGACGGGTTTAAAGGAGCATTCGCGCCATACCATAATTCCGATCAACCTTGACTACAAGAGGTGGAAGTGGAGAATGCATGGCGATTCTGTGAAACTGGCTGAGATGACAAGTCATGTCAGTGAACCTGTTGACCTGCTGCTAATCAGCAGTATGACCAATCTGCCCGCTTTTTTGGCGCTTACCAATCCCCGTTTTGCTCACACACCGAAGGCTATGGTGATGCATGAAAACCAGTTAACGCAGCCGCTGCCTGAAGGAGAGGAGAGAGACCTCACATACTGTTATATCAACTATCTGAGCATGCTTACGGCCGACAAGCTGCTCTTCTCTTCAGAGTTCCACATGAAGGATCTTCTGGAGGCACTCCCCGTATTTTTGGAAAATTTTCCGAATGATAAATCCTACAACACCATCGATAAGATCCGTGCAAAAAGCATGGTCATGTATCCGGGCCTTGACCTGAGCGTGTTCGATGAGCAACCCGATACCCGTGCACAAAACAAACGCCCCGTTATTGTTTGGAATCAGCGGTGGCAGTTCGACCGGAACCCGGCCATGTTTTTTAAAGTACTGAACCGGTTAAATGATATTGACCTTGAATTCGATCTCATTCTGGCAGGTGATTCACAGCACCAGAAACCGGAGGAGTTTGAAAAAGCGTGGAAGAGGTTTGGAGATCAAATCACACATTTCGGGTATGTGGACAATGTTGAAAGCTACAGTAAATTGCTTCATTCAGGGGATATTGTTGTCTCAACCGCCACCTACGAATTCTTCTGCGTTGCTATCATGGAAGCTGTTTATTGCGGCTGTCATCCCCTCGTACCCAACAGGCTGCACTATCCGGAATTGATTCCAAAAAGCCTGCATAAGCCCCTTCTTCACGCTCCCGTTCTTTATGACACCGAAGATGATCTGTTTCGAATCATGAAAGATCTTTTGACGGGCAAGTCGAAACCACTGCCAAAGTCGTCGCTTCAAAATATCAACAAGCACCTTGACAGGAGCCGCATGATTGACCGGTACGATGACCTTTTTGATGAACTTCAGAAAGAGGAAAGTGTAGCGGCTTTTTGACTGATTGACTCACCCCTGTACACTTCTCTGCTTTCCGCCGGCTGGCGAATCGCAAAGAGGGGGAACTTCGCAATCGGATAACGGCAAGATCCTAAGGTCTTTGGGAAATTTGGGTTAGGAGTTCCCCCATATGCCTGCAGAGAGGGGACATGAACGAGTCCTAAAAAGGCGCCTCGTCATCACCTTCGCCGGGATTGAATGGCGGGAGGGGAGGTGCGGAACCGGATTCATCGAGATAGCCGTCCTGCCCGGGATTGTTCATCGGGTCTGTTTCGACGCGTGAAAGTTTTTCGAATCGTGCGTACTGTTTCACAAAGTACATTCGGGTGTTGCCCACGGGTCCGTTACGCTGTTTCCCAATAATCAATTCCGCAAGGCCGTTCGTGGATTCGCCCTCCGCTGTTGTGGTAATGCCGTAGTACTCCGGACGATAGAGGAAGCAGACCACATCGGCATCCTGCTCAATCGATCCGGATTCACGCAGGTCGCTCAGCTGAGGTCGCTTATCGCCGCCACGCTGCTCAACCTGTCGGCTAAGCTGTGAAAGCGCAATCACCGGTACATTCAGTTCTTTGGCCAGTGCCTTGAGGCCCCTCGAGATGGTGGCGATTTCCTGTTCACGATTTCCGAAATCCTTTGAACTGGCAGTCATCAGCTGCAGATAATCAACTACAATCAGACCGATGTTGTGCTCACTTTTCAGGCGTCTGCATTTGGTGCGCATCTCCATTACGCTCAGGCTGGGCGTATCGTCAATGAAAATGTTTGCTGTAAAAAGACGGCTTGCAGCGTCAATCAGCCGCTTAAAATCCTCATCTTTCAGCCGGCCGGTCCTGGCAGATTGTGCATCAATGCGCGCCTCCATGGTAAGGAACCGCTGAACGAGCTGCTGGGCCGACATTTCAAGGCTGAAAATGGCCACATTGGTCTGCATGTTTTCGTCCGGATGAAGTGCCGCATTGCGTGCAGCCGTAAGCGTAAATGCTGTTTTACCCATTGAGGGACGTGCAGCAATAATGATCAGGTCGCCAGGCTGCCACCCGGAGGTGTAGTCGTCTACATCGAGACCGGCGGGGACGCCTGTAACACCGGATGGTTTTCCCCTGAGATCTTCCAGATAGGCCAGGGTGTC
This genomic window contains:
- a CDS encoding AMP-binding protein, with the protein product MNGKSQPLPEYHPPDPDLHFMASEHRIYDYTHLFHFALRLRERLADVEVSEKRPVLLFADSSDRLVFSIASLFLLNIPYLVLRRDMPSKDLDRVLEHIKPACILETGDSASTLSGTHGLDVVQTETTWMEREAYWTPEKFTLADPGDIAGYFLTSGTTGSPKIVPLKRRQVLFAAFASESNVKPSPNAYWLLCLPLNHIGGISIIYRTLLYHSALFRMDRFDADAVRTFLSENPLFEAASLVPTMLMRLMEDHLFTTHADFKAILLGGGRIPPAFIDAAVTRGIPVVSSYGMTETCAQIAANPILRPSGTYYPKSSVGDIFPPNQIEIRNEEGKVLPAIEEGVIWLIGPQVFDGYTDESLNAGVFDDDGWFCTGDYGHLNRYKQLFIGSRRTDLIVTGGENVNPFYVESVLNGLKGVAESAVIGVPDPEWGQRVIAMVTGDKELTDPASLKKELGRKLYDFQVPKEIHIVKELPKTDLGKIKRSELQGIYTSLVQGEY
- a CDS encoding enolase C-terminal domain-like protein, translating into MLTFYRYRLPFHKPFVTPGGTFTDREGVLLQLETDSFTGLSEASPLPGFSDESLDKTIQQLIDQKETLEALLSTPFTLTGLDNLLREIPLPASAKFALSSLGASTLLKSGLAARDELFAQPFRHQVKVNAVTGIGEYDDIISDIAAHHARGFRTVKIKSTPDPETLASALREAVKKYPSMTFRIDANQSWPVSDALSITGLFTDLNVEYIEEPISVESANDYRELVQKSPIPIALDESLSDMATLETALKALPGIVLIIKPTLLGNIFRISETISANRGPLHRVVVTTALESAVGRSMVQSMAAITGDPGLAHGLDTGRLFEKDLFPLREAENGILNLSSPFNPCTLADIDPNLIHKTD
- a CDS encoding 1,4-dihydroxy-2-naphthoate polyprenyltransferase → MNRQKILNWLRAARPQTLAAALVPVMTGSALAFSDGLFRWDTSLVALFCAFGIQIGTNFANDYFDFIKGADTPDRIGFERATSAGLIQPKQMLRAVILVMLVSFVAGLYLVWIGGWIILVVGLLSLLFGILYTGGPYPLGYNGLGDIFVFIFFGLVAVTATYYVNALQWSSDSLIASIPIGALCVNILVVNNLRDVEQDKISGKRTLGVLLGENWLKSEYILMAGFAYLAPLVMYYFYGYTATIFLPVLSLPFAALLIRQVLFNEDKRLLNKTLERTSQLMILYGVLFAAGILL
- a CDS encoding glutamine synthetase III encodes the protein MSQTIRRYDTLAAARSYKPVINGDFKQAHVTEVFGEFTLNLDGLKERLPKTVWKELKNTIEDGQQLNPSVADAVALAMKEWATEMGASHFTHWFQPLTGATAEKHDSFITPNQGGGAISEFSGKDLIQGEPDASSFPSGGLRPTFEARGYTAWDPTSPVFLIENQNGKYLCIPTAFASWTGEALDHKTPLLRSIEALDKQAKRALALFGVDSKRVTSTVGCEQEYFLIDQEFFYRRPDLMTSGRTLMGAKPPRGQELDDHYFGSIPDRVLSFMLEAETELYKLGIPVKTRHNEVAPGQFEIAPMFENCNIAADHQQLTMIVLKKIAKNYGFECLLHEKPFDGLNGSGKHLNWSMSTKEGLNLLEPGDSPHENMQFLFFFSAVLRAVYKHQDLLRVSIAHAGNDHRLGANEAPPAIISAYVGEQLEDIINQLLNGGLKKSMKSGLMGLGTPVLPTLPKHAGDRNRTSPFAFTGNKFEFRAVGSSQSVSFPIVVLNTIVAEAIDELCESLEKKMKKKKLEMSLKEVLVESLKETHDIVFNGDGYSDDWQKEAKKRGLLNLKTTADALPTLTSKKNVKLFEKYKVLNDREVHSRLEIWAEQYVTNLTIEVDTTEAMARTMVFPAAVRYLNELAAAVKETKSLKMKNSGSEKMLKTVNSALNDLSDALDNLKKTQEKLKGGDIIDQCKEYRDYVIPAMTKVRDAVDFLERYTADDYWPLPIYREMLFVK
- a CDS encoding tRNA-queuosine alpha-mannosyltransferase domain-containing protein — translated: MNILAVEPFYSGSHKAFLTGLKEHSRHTIIPINLDYKRWKWRMHGDSVKLAEMTSHVSEPVDLLLISSMTNLPAFLALTNPRFAHTPKAMVMHENQLTQPLPEGEERDLTYCYINYLSMLTADKLLFSSEFHMKDLLEALPVFLENFPNDKSYNTIDKIRAKSMVMYPGLDLSVFDEQPDTRAQNKRPVIVWNQRWQFDRNPAMFFKVLNRLNDIDLEFDLILAGDSQHQKPEEFEKAWKRFGDQITHFGYVDNVESYSKLLHSGDIVVSTATYEFFCVAIMEAVYCGCHPLVPNRLHYPELIPKSLHKPLLHAPVLYDTEDDLFRIMKDLLTGKSKPLPKSSLQNINKHLDRSRMIDRYDDLFDELQKEESVAAF
- the dnaB gene encoding replicative DNA helicase — protein: MPGQNGSNSQRQSAGQSPHDGGRVPPQAVEIEEAVLGSMLIEHEAATIALQMLKSEDFYKPAHRHIFETLYDLYERDNPLDLITVENELRDKNLLDAVGGGGYLADLTRSVSSAASIEYHAQIIAEKAIKRNLILNCNDIIKDAYDTTTEAFDVLDHAEQRIFDISNTKSRANATKIGDVLKDTLAYLEDLRGKPSGVTGVPAGLDVDDYTSGWQPGDLIIIAARPSMGKTAFTLTAARNAALHPDENMQTNVAIFSLEMSAQQLVQRFLTMEARIDAQSARTGRLKDEDFKRLIDAASRLFTANIFIDDTPSLSVMEMRTKCRRLKSEHNIGLIVVDYLQLMTASSKDFGNREQEIATISRGLKALAKELNVPVIALSQLSRQVEQRGGDKRPQLSDLRESGSIEQDADVVCFLYRPEYYGITTTAEGESTNGLAELIIGKQRNGPVGNTRMYFVKQYARFEKLSRVETDPMNNPGQDGYLDESGSAPPLPPFNPGEGDDEAPF